From the genome of Pelobates fuscus isolate aPelFus1 chromosome 6, aPelFus1.pri, whole genome shotgun sequence, one region includes:
- the LOC134615320 gene encoding forkhead box protein I1c-like, translating to MNPVHISAHQRSAASSLHQPHPKSAQEAPEMTVYCENFSMYHQQNLHSSQRTANYGIGDYAPPTNPYLWLGGPGMNNSSSYLHGSNPTSYMPPSYGSQRQFLPSSSSFTGTDLGWLSIASQEELLRLVRPPYSYSALIAMAIQNAPEKKLTLSQIYQYVAENFPFYKKSKAGWQNSIRHNLSLNDCFKKVPRDEDDPGKGNYWTLDPNCEKMFDNGNFRRKRKRRSESSISDSLAVKGEDGRQVGKGAESPSILTPSSPEMEITSDDRKSTSPPGITSTPCLNNFFSSMTSVDTTSANRQMSLGLVNELNQRNITGLSNFTSGSVSETSSDLQDNSLHINRASYYNSFPTTANQGNQFNSHFYNNFSVNSLIYTREGSEV from the exons ATGAACCCCGTCCACATCTCAGCTCATCAGAGATCTGCGGCTTCCAGCTTACATCAACCTCACCCAAAAAGTGCCCAGGAGGCCCCTGAAATGACAGTGTATTGTGAAAATTTTAGCATGTATCACCAGCAGAACCTCCACTCTTCCCAGAGAACAGCTAACTACGGTATAGGGGATTATGCTCCTCCGACTAATCCTTACTTATGGCTTGGGGGGCCTGGAATGAACAATTCGTCCAGTTATCTGCATGGAAGCAACCCTACGTCTTACATGCCGCCTTCCTACGGATCCCAGAGGCAGTTTCTGCCCAGTTCGTCGAGCTTTACTGGGACAGATCTGGGGTGGTTGTCTATTGCTTCTCAGGAAGAACTACTCAGGCTAGTGAGACCTCCTTACTCATACTCAGCTTTGATTGCCATGGCGATCCAAAATGCTCCAGAGAAGAAACTTACTCTCAGCCAGATATACCAGTATGTGGCAGAGAATTTCCCTTTCTACAAGAAAAGCAAAGCAGGCTGGCAGAACTCTATTCGACACAATCTGTCCTTAAATGACTGCTTCAAAAAGGTCCCGAGAGATGAAGATGACCCAG gaAAAGGGAATTACTGGACCCTGGATCCCAACTGTGAGAAGATGTTCGATAATGGTAACTTCCGCAGGAAACGAAAGCGCAGATCTGAGTCAAGCATATCTGACTCTCTCGCGGTAAAAGGTGAAGATGGCCGCCAGGTTGGAAAAGGAGCAGAAAGTCCGTCCATACTGACACCATCATCACCGGAGATGGAAATTACTTCAGATGATAGGAAAAGTACATCTCCCCCCGGAATCACCTCCACGCCTTGCCTGAACAACTTTTTTAGCAGCATGACCTCTGTGGATACAACCTCAGCAAACAGACAGATGTCACTTGGACTGGTGAATGAACTGAATCAGAGAAACATTACTGGCCTGAGCAATTTTACCTCGGGTTCTGTTTCTGAGACATCTTCAGATCTCCAAGATAACAGCCTGCACATCAACAGAGCATCTTACTACAACTCCTTTCCTACCACAGCCAATCAGGGCAACCAATTCAACAGCCATTTCTACAACAACTTCAGCGTCAACAGTCTGATCTACACTAGGGAAGGGAGTGAGGTGTAa